A portion of the Oscillospiraceae bacterium genome contains these proteins:
- a CDS encoding YabP/YqfC family sporulation protein, whose translation MPKPEERPAARPHDLILESRTTLTVTGVQKVLHCSPESAALETGKGTLHLAGAQLSVVSLDLEAGEAKLTGRFDALEYTRTAAAGGFWHRLLR comes from the coding sequence ATGCCGAAACCGGAAGAAAGACCCGCAGCCCGGCCCCATGACCTGATTTTGGAAAGCCGCACCACCCTTACCGTGACCGGGGTGCAGAAGGTACTGCATTGCAGCCCCGAGAGCGCTGCGCTGGAAACGGGCAAGGGCACGCTGCATCTGGCCGGGGCGCAGCTCAGTGTCGTTTCACTGGATCTGGAAGCCGGGGAAGCAAAGCTCACCGGCCGGTTCGATGCGCTGGAATATACCCGCACTGCCGCTGCCGGGGGCTTCTGGCACCGGCTCCTGCGCTGA
- the glmS gene encoding glutamine--fructose-6-phosphate transaminase (isomerizing), producing MCGIVGYVGKRSAQDVLLDGLEKLEYRGYDSAGVALALDGGIRVVKSKGRLTQLRQKLAAQALAQSFCGIGHTRWATHGEPSDVNSHPHSTPRVSIVHNGIIENYGILKERLIAKGYTFESETDTEVLVKLIDSCYTGDPLRALQEALAKVRGSYALAVLFRDRPDTIFAVKRESPLIVGWGEGENFVASDIPALLKYTRRYSVLEEGDMAVCTAEGIRFYNEFAEPVQRPVLTADWDMEAAEKGGYPHFMLKEINEQPTAITATVSPRVEDGMPDLRIPQLTDEVLRSIGTVHLVGCGTAMHAGMVGKAAIETLARVPAEVDIASEFRYRDPILNPNDLVIIISQSGETSDTLAALKLAKSRGVPVLAIVNVVGSSIARAADYVLYTYAGPEIAVASTKAYMVQLCVLYLFALRLAYARGRLSAAETRRYTAQLLRAPEIIKARLADCDQIKYLASRYMNTQSCFFIGRGFDYSLSLEGSLKLKEISYVHSDAYAAGELKHGTISLITDGVPVIALATQKQVYEKTISNAKETRSRGARVLLFTTKNAVVPEGVADAVIRLDEYEDLLMPLQLIVPLQLFAYYMAVLRGCDVDKPRNLAKSVTVE from the coding sequence ATGTGTGGCATTGTTGGTTATGTCGGCAAGCGCAGCGCACAGGATGTGCTGCTGGACGGTCTGGAAAAACTGGAGTACCGCGGGTACGATTCGGCGGGGGTTGCGCTGGCTCTGGACGGCGGCATCCGCGTGGTAAAGAGCAAGGGGCGGCTGACACAGCTGCGCCAGAAACTGGCCGCACAGGCTCTGGCACAGAGCTTCTGCGGCATCGGGCACACCCGGTGGGCTACCCACGGTGAGCCCAGCGACGTGAACAGCCACCCGCATTCCACCCCGCGGGTGAGCATCGTGCACAACGGCATCATTGAAAATTACGGCATCCTCAAGGAGCGTCTGATTGCCAAAGGCTATACCTTTGAGAGCGAAACGGACACCGAGGTGCTGGTCAAGCTCATCGACAGCTGCTACACCGGCGACCCGCTGCGGGCGCTGCAGGAAGCACTGGCCAAGGTGCGGGGCAGCTATGCGCTGGCCGTGCTGTTCCGGGACCGCCCGGACACCATCTTTGCAGTCAAGCGCGAAAGCCCGCTCATCGTTGGCTGGGGCGAGGGCGAAAACTTCGTAGCGTCGGATATCCCGGCCCTGCTCAAGTATACCCGTCGCTACAGCGTGCTGGAAGAGGGCGACATGGCCGTGTGCACGGCCGAGGGCATCCGCTTCTACAATGAATTTGCCGAGCCGGTGCAGCGCCCGGTGCTGACGGCGGACTGGGATATGGAGGCAGCCGAAAAGGGCGGCTATCCGCACTTCATGCTCAAGGAGATCAACGAGCAGCCGACGGCCATCACGGCTACGGTCAGTCCCCGCGTGGAGGACGGCATGCCGGACCTGCGCATCCCGCAGCTCACCGATGAGGTGCTGCGCAGCATCGGTACGGTGCATCTGGTGGGCTGCGGTACGGCCATGCATGCCGGTATGGTGGGCAAGGCAGCCATTGAGACACTGGCCCGGGTGCCCGCCGAGGTGGACATCGCCAGCGAGTTCCGCTACCGGGACCCCATCCTGAACCCCAACGATCTGGTGATCATCATCAGCCAGTCCGGCGAGACCAGTGATACGCTGGCCGCCCTCAAGCTGGCAAAGAGCCGGGGCGTGCCGGTGCTGGCCATCGTGAACGTGGTGGGCAGCTCCATCGCCCGCGCGGCAGACTATGTGCTGTACACCTACGCCGGGCCGGAGATCGCCGTGGCCTCCACCAAGGCCTATATGGTGCAGCTGTGCGTGCTGTATCTGTTCGCGCTGCGTCTGGCCTACGCCCGGGGCCGCCTGAGCGCGGCAGAGACCCGCCGCTATACGGCCCAGCTGCTGCGGGCACCGGAGATCATCAAGGCCCGTCTGGCGGACTGCGATCAGATCAAATACCTTGCCAGCCGCTATATGAACACCCAGAGCTGCTTCTTCATCGGACGCGGGTTCGACTACTCCCTCTCACTGGAGGGCAGCCTGAAGCTGAAGGAGATCAGCTATGTGCACTCGGATGCCTATGCCGCCGGTGAGCTGAAGCATGGAACCATCAGCCTGATCACCGACGGTGTGCCGGTGATCGCGCTGGCCACCCAGAAACAGGTGTACGAAAAGACCATCTCCAACGCCAAGGAGACCCGCAGCCGCGGTGCACGGGTGCTGCTGTTCACCACAAAGAATGCCGTGGTGCCGGAGGGCGTGGCCGATGCCGTGATCCGGTTGGACGAATATGAGGACCTGCTGATGCCCCTGCAGCTGATCGTGCCGCTGCAGCTGTTCGCCTACTACATGGCGGTGCTGCGCGGCTGCGACGTGGATAAACCCCGCAACCTCGCCAAGAGCGTGACCGTGGAATAA
- a CDS encoding HU family DNA-binding protein has product MTKTDLIAQVAANTEMSKKDAERAVSAMFEALGKAMAEGEKITISGFGTFEVRERAERQGINPRTREPITIAASRSIVFKPGKSLKDTL; this is encoded by the coding sequence ATGACCAAGACCGATCTGATCGCACAGGTGGCTGCAAACACCGAAATGAGCAAGAAGGACGCTGAGCGTGCTGTCAGCGCCATGTTTGAGGCTCTGGGCAAGGCCATGGCAGAGGGTGAAAAGATCACCATCTCCGGCTTTGGCACCTTTGAGGTGCGTGAGCGCGCCGAGCGTCAGGGCATCAACCCCCGCACCCGTGAGCCCATCACCATCGCTGCTTCCCGCAGCATCGTGTTCAAGCCCGGCAAGTCCCTGAAGGACACCCTGTAA
- a CDS encoding RNA-binding S4 domain-containing protein has protein sequence MRLDKYLKVSRLIKRRTVANEVADAGRILINGKVAKASQAVNAGDIIEVTFGNRPIKVRVLSDVEPRTKDVAREMYEIIEQPAVLAAEPPKE, from the coding sequence ATGCGTCTGGACAAATACCTGAAAGTTTCGCGCCTGATCAAGCGCCGCACCGTAGCCAACGAAGTGGCGGATGCAGGCCGCATCCTGATCAACGGCAAGGTGGCCAAGGCCAGCCAGGCCGTCAACGCCGGGGACATCATCGAGGTCACCTTTGGCAACCGGCCCATCAAGGTGCGGGTGCTCTCGGACGTGGAGCCCCGCACCAAGGACGTGGCCCGCGAGATGTACGAGATCATCGAGCAGCCCGCCGTGCTGGCCGCCGAGCCGCCCAAGGAATAA
- a CDS encoding MazG family protein — translation MLDWVPSAPYTAEQLLEVLRILRDPENGCPWDKVQTHASIRKNFLEETCEVLEAIDADDPAMLREELGDVLMQVAFHAVIEEERGHFTFEDVCREVCEKLVFRHPNIFASSAAQNAGINGWDALKNKEKGRTTLADELNTVPATLPALMRAQKLQKRAVRCGVPEPEGTQAQQALQQAVDGWNAAQNADVAGELLFAAANAMRLAGVDAEEALTFASRRFCDACLQQEQRGIQADAPAPIEETK, via the coding sequence ATGCTGGACTGGGTACCGAGCGCACCCTATACCGCGGAACAGCTGCTGGAAGTGCTGCGCATCCTGCGCGACCCGGAAAACGGCTGCCCATGGGATAAAGTGCAGACCCATGCTTCCATCCGGAAAAATTTTCTGGAAGAGACCTGTGAGGTGCTGGAGGCCATCGACGCCGACGACCCGGCCATGCTCCGGGAGGAGCTGGGCGATGTGCTGATGCAGGTGGCGTTCCATGCCGTCATCGAAGAGGAGCGCGGGCACTTTACCTTTGAGGACGTGTGCCGCGAGGTGTGCGAGAAGCTGGTGTTCCGGCACCCGAACATCTTTGCCTCTTCAGCGGCGCAGAATGCCGGTATAAACGGCTGGGATGCGCTCAAGAATAAGGAAAAGGGCCGCACCACCCTGGCCGACGAGCTGAACACGGTGCCGGCCACCCTGCCGGCCCTCATGCGTGCCCAGAAGCTGCAGAAGCGTGCGGTGCGCTGCGGTGTGCCGGAGCCGGAAGGAACGCAGGCGCAGCAGGCTCTGCAGCAGGCTGTGGACGGCTGGAACGCTGCGCAGAACGCCGACGTAGCGGGGGAGCTGCTGTTTGCAGCGGCCAACGCCATGCGGCTGGCCGGTGTGGACGCCGAAGAGGCGCTGACCTTTGCGTCCAGGCGGTTCTGCGATGCATGTCTGCAGCAGGAACAACGCGGTATTCAGGCGGATGCGCCTGCCCCGATAGAAGAAACGAAGTAA
- a CDS encoding Ig-like domain-containing protein, giving the protein MKSTAKTLALGAALLCLLAGGMALPASAAVPLTGAAVSLPWNSDNSVPAESIEAGTYSSNMLLGETQQLSPTVRPRNSTDSVIYLTDDSSVLTVSNSGVVQAVGVGTATVTAAAGNQICAYTISVSMDSTMIVTEMDLALSSNTIYVGNSVSASLQVRPSSASQYATISLTSSNEKVATVNSFGRVTGVSPGTATITAACGSVTASTTVTVLAIPTDTTGGTVSSGTTSANSGQVITVTPSYVVLKPGATRTLSAKATPASASQSFTYKSGNSSVATVSPSGVITAVGTGSTSITVSNGKATALVTVIVNRSASASSGSDSSNGDDASNGDDDKITLDPTVQTIQDSTDHEVVFAQSEVPVITGDILNSLRTTGKTLCVVGDGYTLQVSGKDVRNTTGELNTSLELQQVEQGLEFVVNDGKTVPCSARIDLDKCDYSRLYLYNETTGKWQYLNSYKDGVITLDTAGRYLLTNENLRFANINWTFFIAGGAVLVVIAVAYIAFKKRYWFW; this is encoded by the coding sequence ATGAAATCAACCGCAAAGACCCTGGCCCTTGGCGCGGCACTGCTCTGCCTGCTGGCCGGCGGCATGGCCCTGCCGGCATCGGCTGCCGTGCCCCTGACCGGCGCCGCCGTGTCGCTGCCTTGGAACAGCGACAACAGCGTGCCTGCCGAGAGCATTGAGGCCGGCACCTATTCTTCCAACATGCTGTTGGGCGAGACCCAGCAGCTGTCGCCCACGGTGCGCCCCCGCAACAGCACCGACTCCGTCATCTACCTCACCGATGACAGCAGCGTGCTTACTGTGAGCAACAGCGGCGTGGTGCAGGCTGTGGGCGTGGGCACCGCCACCGTGACGGCCGCCGCAGGCAACCAGATCTGTGCTTACACCATTTCGGTTTCCATGGACTCCACCATGATCGTCACCGAGATGGATCTGGCGCTGTCCTCCAACACCATCTATGTGGGCAACTCGGTGTCGGCATCGCTGCAGGTGCGGCCCTCGTCCGCCTCGCAGTACGCCACCATCTCCCTGACTTCTTCCAATGAGAAGGTGGCCACCGTCAACAGCTTCGGCCGCGTGACCGGCGTGAGCCCCGGCACCGCCACCATCACCGCCGCCTGCGGCTCGGTCACCGCCAGCACCACCGTTACCGTGCTGGCCATCCCCACCGACACCACCGGCGGCACGGTCAGTTCCGGCACCACCTCCGCCAACAGCGGTCAGGTCATTACGGTAACCCCCTCCTATGTGGTGCTCAAGCCGGGTGCCACCCGCACCCTGTCGGCCAAGGCCACCCCGGCTTCGGCCTCCCAGAGCTTCACCTACAAGTCCGGCAACAGCAGTGTGGCCACCGTGAGCCCCAGCGGCGTGATCACCGCCGTGGGCACCGGCTCCACCTCCATTACGGTTTCCAACGGCAAAGCCACGGCGCTGGTCACCGTCATCGTGAACCGCTCTGCTTCCGCTTCCTCGGGCAGCGACAGCAGCAACGGCGATGACGCTTCCAACGGCGACGATGACAAGATCACGCTGGACCCCACCGTGCAGACCATTCAGGACAGCACCGACCATGAGGTCGTTTTTGCTCAGTCGGAAGTCCCGGTGATCACCGGCGACATCCTCAACTCTCTGCGCACCACCGGCAAGACCCTGTGCGTGGTGGGCGACGGCTACACCCTGCAGGTGTCCGGCAAGGACGTGCGCAACACCACCGGCGAGCTGAACACCTCGCTGGAACTGCAGCAGGTGGAGCAGGGCCTGGAGTTCGTGGTGAACGACGGCAAGACGGTTCCCTGCTCGGCCCGCATTGATCTGGACAAGTGTGATTACTCCCGTCTGTACCTCTACAACGAGACCACCGGAAAGTGGCAGTACCTGAACAGCTACAAAGACGGCGTGATCACGCTGGACACCGCCGGTCGTTATCTGCTGACCAACGAAAATCTCCGCTTCGCCAACATCAACTGGACCTTCTTCATCGCTGGCGGCGCGGTGCTGGTGGTCATTGCGGTGGCCTACATCGCGTTCAAGAAGCGTTACTGGTTCTGGTAA
- a CDS encoding septum formation initiator family protein, which produces MANQSRKKGGKRAFGKTLIRLFFVLMLLSMLAAYISNQVTISSKRAELETLNEQIAQQQTENQEMQRILSGDADQITEWVARDSYNYAAPNERIFVDVTGK; this is translated from the coding sequence ATGGCAAATCAGAGCCGCAAAAAGGGCGGGAAGCGTGCGTTTGGCAAAACGCTGATCCGGTTGTTTTTTGTGCTGATGCTGCTCAGCATGCTGGCAGCCTACATTTCCAATCAGGTCACCATCAGCTCCAAGCGTGCGGAGCTGGAAACGCTGAACGAGCAGATCGCCCAGCAGCAGACGGAAAACCAGGAGATGCAGCGCATCCTCAGCGGCGACGCGGACCAGATCACCGAGTGGGTCGCACGCGACTCTTACAACTATGCCGCGCCCAACGAGCGCATTTTTGTGGACGTGACGGGCAAATGA
- a CDS encoding HlyD family secretion protein — MTTTIQNLDDLQDRRIMMDRDVPPYGYAFVILVGLFMIFLLVWSTRTNRIYVSQNSGTVQASNKTYIMSSYSGTLTELYISEGSYVNEGDLVAHIKSTDLDMQQDNLESQLKIYQTQVDQYNKLLQCIQDDTNYFSETSVEDQPYYYQYETYKSQVEQKTFDASAYQAAGYTDAQIKTMMEQNQSEIQALYYSTMQSISQSITSAQSNVDNVQAQIDALNTGANDYYLYAPTSGVIHMDSPYKEGMVLSAGSPLATVASENDDLEIVAMVTVNDRPLLHVGDPCKIAITGLSEYSYGTLTGTVTAIDSDVTTSTSASYYKMTIKPDSTYVVSRSGDKVDLSNGMSVTARVEYDQVTYFEYAMEALGVLFR; from the coding sequence ATGACAACGACCATCCAGAACCTCGATGATCTGCAGGACCGCCGCATTATGATGGACCGGGACGTACCTCCCTACGGATACGCCTTTGTCATTCTGGTGGGCTTGTTCATGATCTTTCTGCTGGTGTGGAGCACCCGCACCAACCGCATCTACGTCAGCCAGAACTCCGGCACGGTGCAGGCCAGCAACAAGACCTACATCATGTCCAGCTATTCCGGCACCCTCACCGAGCTGTACATCTCCGAGGGCAGCTATGTGAACGAGGGCGACCTCGTGGCCCACATCAAGAGCACTGACCTGGACATGCAGCAGGACAACCTGGAAAGCCAGCTCAAGATCTACCAGACCCAGGTGGACCAGTACAATAAGCTGCTGCAGTGCATCCAGGACGACACGAACTACTTCAGTGAGACCAGTGTCGAGGATCAGCCCTACTACTACCAGTACGAGACCTACAAGAGCCAGGTGGAGCAAAAGACCTTTGACGCTTCGGCTTATCAGGCGGCCGGTTACACCGACGCCCAGATCAAGACCATGATGGAGCAGAACCAGAGCGAGATCCAGGCCCTGTATTACTCCACCATGCAGTCCATCTCCCAGAGCATCACCAGCGCCCAGAGCAACGTGGACAACGTGCAGGCGCAGATCGACGCCCTGAACACCGGTGCCAACGACTACTATCTGTATGCCCCCACCTCCGGCGTGATCCACATGGACAGCCCCTACAAGGAGGGCATGGTGCTGAGCGCAGGCTCCCCGCTGGCCACCGTTGCCAGCGAGAACGATGACCTGGAGATCGTGGCCATGGTCACCGTGAACGACCGCCCGCTGCTGCATGTGGGCGACCCGTGCAAGATCGCCATCACCGGCTTGTCGGAGTATTCCTACGGCACCCTGACCGGTACCGTGACCGCCATCGACAGCGACGTGACCACCAGCACCAGCGCTTCGTACTACAAGATGACCATCAAGCCGGACAGCACCTATGTGGTGAGCCGCAGCGGCGACAAGGTCGATCTTTCCAACGGCATGAGCGTGACCGCCCGCGTGGAATACGATCAGGTCACCTACTTTGAATATGCAATGGAGGCTCTGGGTGTGCTGTTCCGCTGA
- a CDS encoding class I SAM-dependent RNA methyltransferase, producing MPAKFELIAPCFFGCESTAKFELNRIGAENIRVDDGRLTFSGGAEMIAAANLHLRTVERVMLLLARYKASTFDELFDGVYSVPWEDLLPTDAAFPVTGSSLDSQLSSVPACQSIIKKAVVKRLMAKHHTSVLPESGTEYKIRFMLRKNVCEIMLDTTGEGLHKRGYRRNAMEAPIRETLAATIADLGRVRRDSLVEDPFCGSGTLLIEAAQKAMNIAPGLKRRFAAERYSFVPAAVWAEQRQKALAESKLDVGFEAFGYDIDPAAVALANANAKLAGVEKRCHFEVADVADFAAKQEAIVLTNPPYGERMSTIEGAAKLARTLGRQMEANPCAGVYAITADMDFEAHYGKRANKRRKMYNGMIPCQLYMYYNAPKFEHTAKPMPKSGFDGKRRFDKKD from the coding sequence ATGCCTGCAAAATTTGAACTGATCGCCCCCTGTTTCTTCGGGTGCGAGTCCACCGCAAAATTTGAACTGAACCGCATCGGCGCGGAGAACATCCGGGTGGATGACGGCCGCCTGACCTTCTCCGGCGGTGCGGAGATGATCGCGGCAGCCAACCTGCACCTGCGCACCGTGGAGCGCGTGATGCTGCTGCTGGCCCGCTACAAGGCGTCCACCTTTGATGAACTGTTCGACGGCGTGTACAGCGTCCCCTGGGAGGATCTGCTGCCGACGGATGCGGCCTTCCCGGTCACCGGCTCCTCGCTGGACAGCCAGCTTTCCAGCGTGCCCGCCTGCCAGAGCATCATCAAAAAGGCTGTGGTCAAGCGCCTGATGGCCAAGCACCACACCTCCGTGCTGCCGGAGAGCGGCACCGAGTACAAGATCCGCTTTATGCTGCGCAAGAACGTGTGCGAGATCATGCTGGACACCACCGGCGAGGGCCTGCACAAGCGCGGCTACCGCCGCAACGCCATGGAGGCCCCCATCCGCGAGACGCTGGCCGCTACCATCGCCGACCTGGGCCGTGTGCGCCGGGACAGCCTGGTGGAGGACCCCTTCTGCGGCAGCGGCACCCTGCTCATTGAGGCCGCCCAGAAGGCCATGAACATCGCACCGGGCCTCAAGCGCCGCTTTGCTGCCGAACGCTACAGCTTTGTGCCCGCCGCCGTCTGGGCCGAGCAGCGCCAGAAGGCCCTGGCTGAATCCAAGCTGGATGTGGGCTTCGAGGCCTTTGGATATGATATCGACCCCGCCGCCGTGGCGCTGGCCAACGCCAACGCCAAGCTGGCCGGTGTGGAAAAGCGCTGCCACTTTGAGGTGGCCGATGTGGCGGATTTTGCCGCAAAGCAGGAGGCCATCGTGCTGACGAACCCCCCTTACGGTGAGCGCATGAGCACCATTGAGGGCGCGGCCAAGCTGGCCCGCACCCTGGGCCGTCAGATGGAGGCGAACCCCTGCGCCGGTGTGTACGCTATCACCGCCGACATGGACTTTGAGGCCCACTACGGCAAGCGTGCCAACAAACGCCGCAAGATGTACAACGGCATGATCCCCTGCCAGCTGTATATGTACTACAACGCCCCCAAGTTCGAGCACACCGCAAAGCCGATGCCCAAGTCCGGCTTTGACGGCAAGCGCCGTTTTGACAAGAAGGACTGA
- a CDS encoding DUF5685 family protein: MKPYLPELTIRDYNIYLQYLRGVRRQLYTEFGWYSCHLLRHNGVVFAILSDSLAGRTATCQRQRVPGTLCWRRMMCQTQGIRQAAQVEVLLGWHNLQDRRPDELRPAKRLRRALDRVLLRRAYERAVQQNPALERLFGQERDQAVVQMNLNAKNYNLAAEPMSNVYGALYSTLATDDPNQRKSMRYIGSSIGRIFYLMDKAERFEADKCSGRYNVFVVNDLMGQASAVENARRQALAAANDLMRVYSMLDVKLNRSLLDNIMLLGLHHAVEPLEVGAEQENWEIP; the protein is encoded by the coding sequence ATGAAACCCTATCTTCCGGAGTTGACCATCCGTGATTATAATATCTACCTCCAGTATCTCCGAGGCGTGCGGCGGCAGCTGTACACCGAGTTTGGCTGGTATTCCTGCCATCTGCTGCGGCACAATGGCGTGGTGTTTGCCATTTTGTCCGACAGCCTTGCCGGGCGCACAGCCACCTGCCAGCGTCAGCGGGTGCCGGGCACCCTGTGCTGGCGCAGGATGATGTGCCAGACGCAGGGCATCCGGCAGGCGGCACAGGTGGAAGTGCTGCTGGGCTGGCACAACCTGCAGGACCGGCGGCCGGATGAATTGCGGCCCGCCAAGCGGCTGCGCCGCGCGCTGGACCGGGTTCTGCTGCGCCGTGCCTACGAGCGGGCCGTGCAGCAGAACCCGGCCCTGGAACGCCTGTTCGGGCAGGAGCGGGACCAGGCCGTGGTGCAGATGAACCTGAATGCCAAGAACTACAACCTGGCTGCAGAACCCATGAGCAACGTTTACGGCGCGCTGTATTCCACCCTCGCCACCGATGACCCCAACCAGCGCAAGAGCATGCGCTACATCGGCAGCAGCATTGGGCGCATCTTTTACCTGATGGACAAGGCCGAGCGCTTTGAAGCCGACAAGTGCAGCGGCCGGTACAACGTGTTTGTGGTCAATGACCTGATGGGGCAGGCCTCGGCCGTGGAAAATGCCCGTCGGCAGGCGCTGGCCGCCGCCAACGACCTGATGCGGGTGTACAGCATGCTGGATGTCAAACTCAACCGCAGCCTGCTGGATAATATCATGCTGCTGGGCCTGCACCACGCGGTGGAACCGCTGGAAGTGGGCGCAGAGCAGGAAAACTGGGAGATCCCATGA
- a CDS encoding S1 RNA-binding domain-containing protein has product MAIEVGNVFEGRVTGVKPFGAFVALPEGRVGMVHISEVSNEFVQDIAAVLHDGDTVKVQVINVAPDGKIALSIKRLLPPPPRQPREGRGPRPGAPRDGGRSGAPRGAGRPPRQPRDAAPRVWQPKAPARSDNLSFEDMMSRFKSQSEEKMADLDHETNNRRGGGYAPRSRRGR; this is encoded by the coding sequence TTGGCAATTGAGGTTGGAAACGTTTTTGAGGGCCGCGTTACCGGCGTAAAGCCGTTTGGTGCCTTCGTGGCACTGCCGGAAGGCCGGGTGGGTATGGTCCACATTTCCGAGGTATCGAACGAGTTCGTGCAGGACATTGCAGCCGTGCTGCATGACGGCGACACCGTAAAGGTGCAGGTCATCAATGTGGCACCGGACGGCAAGATCGCCCTGTCCATCAAGCGGCTGCTGCCGCCGCCCCCGCGCCAGCCCCGTGAGGGCCGCGGCCCCCGCCCCGGTGCCCCGCGTGACGGCGGACGCTCCGGCGCCCCGCGCGGCGCAGGCCGTCCCCCGCGTCAGCCCCGCGATGCTGCCCCCCGCGTGTGGCAGCCCAAGGCTCCAGCCCGCTCCGACAACCTGAGCTTTGAGGACATGATGAGCCGCTTCAAGAGCCAGAGCGAGGAAAAAATGGCGGATCTGGACCACGAGACCAACAACCGCCGCGGCGGCGGTTATGCCCCGCGCAGCCGTCGCGGCCGCTGA
- a CDS encoding zinc ribbon domain-containing protein — protein sequence MDFDFNKIKEMGLEYAEKGKNAAKDLAEKGKTQALIVNEQGKLLKAQRQLGALVYSLAKGKEENQPLVDKYIEMIDSIEGEIARLKASLTPAETAEVEFTEAEEPAAEEAPAAEAAPAEKTRKTCPQCGAPVSDDALFCNKCGAQL from the coding sequence ATGGATTTTGATTTCAATAAGATCAAGGAAATGGGCTTGGAATACGCAGAAAAAGGCAAGAACGCCGCCAAAGACCTGGCCGAGAAGGGCAAGACCCAGGCACTGATCGTCAATGAGCAGGGCAAGCTGCTCAAGGCACAGCGTCAGCTGGGCGCACTGGTGTACAGTCTGGCCAAGGGCAAGGAAGAAAACCAGCCGCTGGTGGATAAATACATCGAGATGATCGACAGCATCGAGGGCGAGATCGCCCGCCTGAAAGCCTCTCTGACCCCGGCGGAAACCGCTGAGGTGGAATTTACCGAAGCCGAAGAGCCGGCTGCTGAAGAAGCTCCCGCTGCCGAGGCAGCGCCTGCCGAAAAAACCCGCAAGACCTGCCCGCAGTGCGGTGCACCCGTCTCGGACGATGCACTGTTCTGCAATAAGTGCGGCGCACAGCTGTAA